Proteins encoded together in one Aerosakkonema funiforme FACHB-1375 window:
- the secG gene encoding preprotein translocase subunit SecG produces the protein MTVIKIVEIIWALSALGLTVLVLLHSPKGDGIGAIGGQAQLFSSTKSAETTLNRVTWGLTVIFMGLTVLLSANLLS, from the coding sequence ATGACCGTTATCAAAATTGTAGAAATTATCTGGGCACTGTCTGCTTTAGGTCTGACCGTTCTAGTGCTGCTGCATAGTCCCAAAGGAGATGGCATAGGGGCTATTGGAGGTCAAGCGCAATTGTTTAGCAGCACCAAGAGTGCAGAAACAACTCTAAACCGCGTTACCTGGGGTTTAACCGTGATTTTTATGGGTTTAACCGTGCTTTTGAGTGCCAACTTGTTATCCTGA
- the nth gene encoding endonuclease III has product MTALTQEQRAVEILNRLKPLYSNSPCPLNYETPLQLLLAVIMAAQCTDDRVNRVTAQLFPRFPDAAAIAQSDYTELETILRPLSMYSSKAKNVQATCRILVERFDGQVPQNIDELVMLPGVGRKTATMVLHYAYGIDVGVTVDTHVKRLSDRLGLSKQTDIDKIEKDLMQLLPQSEWGNCFVFLTYHGRSICNAKKPTCDRCVVADLCPSSPQSS; this is encoded by the coding sequence GTGACCGCCTTAACTCAGGAACAACGCGCTGTAGAAATTCTCAATCGTCTCAAACCCCTCTATTCCAATTCTCCCTGTCCTCTCAACTACGAAACGCCTTTGCAACTGCTGCTAGCTGTTATTATGGCGGCACAATGCACAGACGATCGCGTCAATCGAGTCACCGCTCAACTTTTTCCCCGCTTCCCCGATGCAGCTGCGATCGCTCAATCCGACTACACTGAGTTAGAAACAATACTGCGGCCTCTGAGTATGTACAGCAGCAAAGCCAAAAACGTACAAGCCACCTGCCGCATTCTCGTAGAGCGGTTTGACGGTCAAGTACCGCAAAACATAGACGAGTTAGTAATGTTACCAGGTGTGGGTCGCAAAACCGCTACGATGGTGCTGCATTACGCCTACGGAATCGATGTGGGTGTAACCGTTGATACCCACGTCAAACGACTGAGCGATCGGCTGGGATTGAGCAAACAAACCGACATCGACAAAATTGAGAAAGACTTGATGCAGTTACTGCCCCAGTCAGAATGGGGGAATTGTTTTGTTTTTCTGACATATCATGGACGATCGATCTGCAATGCCAAAAAACCAACGTGCGATCGCTGCGTTGTCGCCGATTTATGCCCAAGTTCCCCTCAAAGCAGCTAA
- the gpmI gene encoding 2,3-bisphosphoglycerate-independent phosphoglycerate mutase yields MAQAPVSPVVLIILDGWGYREETDGNAIAAANTPVMDSLWAAYPHTLLRTSGKAVGLPEGQMGNSEVGHLNIGAGRVVPQELVRITDAVEDGSLLNNPALVKICQEVKNSGGKLHLVGLCSEGGVHSHLSHLLGLLDLAKAQEIANVCIHAITDGRDTSPKEGVEAIQKIQDYIDRIGVGRIVTISGRYYAMDRDRRWDRVQKAYEVMTQDGAGVASSAVEVLQACYEEGVTDEFVIPIRIAPGAVEPGDGIIFFNFRPDRARELSSAFVNPEFNGFPREQIRPLTFLTFTQYDPDLPVLVAFEPQNLSNLLGEVIARHGLKQLRTAETEKYAHVTYFFNGGLEEPFEGEDRELVQSPMVATYDRAPLMSAEAVTDVATKAIEKRIYSFIAINYANPDMVGHTGIWEATITALETVDRCLGRLLESINKAGGTAIIIADHGNAEYMWDEQGNPWTAHTTNPVPFILVEGEGVKIPGHGTDVQLRSDGRLADVAPTILEILKLPQPAEMTGRSMIEPTELQVKANRTPMRVSL; encoded by the coding sequence ATGGCCCAAGCGCCTGTTTCGCCCGTAGTGCTAATAATCCTAGATGGCTGGGGTTACCGTGAAGAAACCGACGGCAACGCCATCGCCGCTGCAAATACACCCGTGATGGATAGCCTGTGGGCAGCCTATCCCCATACCCTGCTACGCACATCAGGAAAAGCAGTAGGTTTGCCAGAAGGGCAAATGGGCAACTCTGAAGTGGGGCATCTGAATATAGGGGCAGGGCGGGTCGTACCCCAAGAGTTAGTTCGCATCACAGATGCCGTAGAAGATGGCAGCTTGCTCAACAATCCAGCCTTAGTAAAAATTTGTCAGGAAGTCAAAAACAGCGGTGGTAAGCTGCACTTAGTTGGATTGTGTTCGGAAGGCGGCGTGCATTCCCATTTAAGTCATCTGCTGGGATTGCTGGATTTGGCAAAAGCACAAGAAATTGCCAATGTTTGCATCCATGCCATCACTGACGGTCGCGATACCAGCCCAAAAGAGGGTGTAGAAGCGATACAAAAAATTCAAGATTATATAGACCGAATTGGTGTAGGCCGCATCGTCACCATCAGCGGTCGCTACTACGCGATGGATAGAGACCGTCGTTGGGATAGAGTTCAAAAAGCCTACGAAGTGATGACCCAAGATGGTGCGGGCGTTGCGAGTTCTGCCGTCGAAGTATTGCAAGCCTGCTATGAAGAAGGCGTAACCGATGAATTCGTCATCCCCATCAGAATAGCCCCCGGAGCCGTAGAGCCGGGAGATGGTATAATATTCTTCAACTTCCGTCCCGATCGCGCCAGAGAATTAAGCAGCGCTTTTGTCAATCCCGAATTCAACGGTTTTCCCAGAGAGCAAATTCGTCCCCTCACTTTTCTCACTTTTACTCAGTACGACCCAGATTTACCGGTACTGGTAGCTTTCGAGCCCCAGAATTTGAGCAACTTGCTGGGAGAAGTGATTGCCAGACACGGTTTAAAGCAATTGCGTACTGCCGAAACGGAAAAATACGCTCACGTTACCTACTTCTTCAACGGTGGTCTAGAAGAACCATTTGAGGGGGAAGACAGAGAACTGGTACAAAGTCCGATGGTAGCAACCTACGATCGCGCACCTTTAATGTCCGCCGAAGCAGTCACAGATGTGGCGACAAAGGCGATCGAAAAACGCATTTACTCATTCATAGCCATCAACTACGCCAACCCAGACATGGTGGGACACACGGGTATATGGGAAGCCACCATTACAGCCCTGGAAACCGTAGACCGATGTTTGGGTCGCCTCTTAGAAAGCATCAACAAAGCCGGTGGCACCGCAATTATTATCGCCGATCACGGTAACGCCGAGTATATGTGGGATGAACAAGGTAACCCCTGGACTGCACACACAACTAACCCAGTTCCCTTTATCCTCGTCGAAGGCGAAGGTGTAAAAATTCCCGGACACGGTACAGACGTACAGCTGCGAAGCGATGGTCGTTTAGCAGATGTGGCCCCCACCATCCTGGAAATTTTAAAGCTGCCTCAGCCAGCGGAGATGACAGGCCGTTCCATGATAGAGCCCACAGAATTGCAAGTCAAAGCGAATCGGACACCGATGCGAGTTTCTCTATAA
- a CDS encoding peptidase translates to MAVDRLAAMPAEAKLPPLQAHPLPATLAQWQDTTKSGDYFSEVKPTEMGYLVWSQLPVKVYVQKQEESAATNSERSPKWIEAVLQAVQEWSVYLPLEVVNSPDRADIKIWRSRPPLRATLNPSTGRFELPRVRSAETLYEFYLRKFPNSATVLSQRFNIQISPNQAPDYILPSARHELGHALGIWGHSPLETDSLYFAQVRHPAPISSRDINTLKRIYEQPTRIGWSLPES, encoded by the coding sequence ATGGCAGTCGATCGCTTAGCAGCAATGCCTGCGGAGGCAAAATTACCGCCTCTCCAGGCACATCCTCTCCCAGCAACGCTGGCGCAGTGGCAGGACACAACCAAAAGCGGTGACTACTTCTCGGAAGTAAAGCCAACGGAAATGGGTTATTTAGTTTGGTCGCAATTGCCCGTCAAGGTTTACGTCCAGAAGCAAGAGGAATCGGCTGCAACCAACAGCGAGCGATCGCCAAAATGGATAGAGGCAGTTTTGCAAGCAGTACAGGAATGGAGCGTTTACTTGCCTTTGGAAGTAGTCAACTCGCCAGATCGAGCGGATATCAAAATTTGGCGATCGCGTCCTCCCCTCAGAGCCACCTTAAACCCCAGCACAGGTCGCTTTGAATTGCCTCGCGTTCGTTCCGCCGAAACTCTCTACGAATTTTATCTTCGCAAATTCCCAAATTCTGCCACAGTTTTATCACAAAGATTTAATATTCAAATTAGTCCCAACCAAGCCCCCGATTACATTTTACCCAGCGCCCGCCACGAACTCGGTCACGCACTCGGTATTTGGGGTCACAGTCCTTTAGAAACGGATTCCCTCTACTTTGCACAGGTACGCCATCCAGCCCCTATTTCATCCAGAGATATCAACACCCTCAAACGCATTTACGAACAGCCCACTCGTATAGGATGGTCTTTGCCAGAAAGTTAG